One segment of Polypterus senegalus isolate Bchr_013 chromosome 8, ASM1683550v1, whole genome shotgun sequence DNA contains the following:
- the LOC120533330 gene encoding histone H1-like, which produces MAETAPEAPPAKAPKKKSSKPKKTGPSVSELIVKAVSASKERHGLSLAGLKKALSAGGYDVEKNNARVKLAVKSLVSKGSLVQTKGTGASGSFKINKKQAEAKEKVGKKKAAPKKPAAKKPAAAAKKVKKPAAKKPTAAKKTAKKPAAAKKATKSPKKVTKSPKKVKPAVKPKKAAKSPKKAKASKPKVAKPKSVKKAAPKKK; this is translated from the coding sequence atggcagaaaccGCTCCAGAAGCTCCTCCAGCTAAGGCGCCGAAGAAGAAAAGTTCTAAGCCAAAGAAGACCGGCCCTAGCGTGTCAGAGTTGATCGTGAAGGCTGTATCGGCTTCTAAGGAGCGCCATGGGCTGTCTTTAGCCGGATTGAAGAAAGCTCTCTCCGCTGGCGGCTACGATGTGGAGAAGAACAACGCTCGCGTAAAACTGGCCGTAAAAAGCTTGGTTAGCAAAGGCTCTCTGGTGCAGACCAAGGGTACCGGCGCCTCCGGGTCCTTTAAAATCAATAAGAAGCAGGCAGAGGCAAAGGAAAAAGTAGGCAAGAAAAAGGCAGCCCCGAAGAAACCAGCGGCAAAGAAGCCTGCCGCAGCCGCCAAAAAGGTAAAGAAGCCTGCCGCGAAGAAACCCACAGCAGCCAAAAAGACTGCAAAGAAGCCCGCTGCAGCCAAGAAAGCCACCAAGAGTCCTAAGAAAGTCACCAAGAGTCCCAAAAAGGTGAAGCCGGCTGTAAAACCCAAAAAGGCGGCAAAGAGTCCTAAAAAGGCTAAAGCTTCTAAGCCTAAAGTAGCCAAACCCAAGTCTGTCAAAAAGGCAGCCCCGAAAAAGAAGTGA
- the LOC120533354 gene encoding histone H2B 5-like, with protein sequence MPEPKAAPAPKKGSKKAVSKSQAKGGKKRRKSRKESYSIYVYKVLKQVHPDTGISSKAMGIMNSFVNDIFERIAGEASRLAHYNKRSTISSREIQTAVRLLLPGELAKHAVSEGTKAVTKYTSSK encoded by the coding sequence ATGCCGGAGCCGAAAGCTGCCCCTGCGCCCAAAAAGGGTTCGAAGAAGGCTGTTTCAAAGAGTCAGGCTAAGGGTGGGAAGAAACGCAGAAAGTCTAGGAAGGAAAGCTACTCCATCTACGTGTACAAAGTGCTGAAGCAAGTACACCCCGATACTGGTATCTCTTCTAAGGCGATGGGTATCATGAATTCGTTTGTGAACGATATCTTTGAGCGCATCGCAGGTGAGGCTTCCCGTTTAGCGCACTACAACAAACGCTCCACCATTTCTTCAAGGGAGATCCAGACCGCTGTGAGGCTGCTGCTGCCGGGTGAGCTTGCTAAGCATGCCGTGTCCGAGGGCACCAAGGCAGTCACCAAATACACCAGCTCTAAGTAA
- the LOC120533362 gene encoding histone H4, which produces MSGRGKGGKGLGKGGAKRHRKVLRDNIQGITKPAIRRLARRGGVKRISGLIYEETRGVLKVFLENVIRDAVTYTEHAKRKTVTAMDVVYALKRQGRTLYGFGG; this is translated from the coding sequence ATGTCAGGACGTGGTAAAGGAGGGAAGGGGCTGGGTAAAGGTGGTGCAAAGCGTCATCGCAAAGTACTTCGAGATAATATCCAAGGTATAACAAAGCCTGCTATTCGCCGTCTAGCTCGTCGAGGTGGTGTGAAGCGAATTTCTGGCTTGATCTACGAAGAGACTCGTGGCGTGCTTAAGGTGTTTTTAGAAAACGTTATCCGTGACGCTGTTACTTACACTGAGCACGCTAAGAGGAAGACTGTGACTGCTATGGATGTGGTATACGCTTTGAAGAGACAGGGTCGTACGCTATATGGTTTCGGTGGTTAA
- the LOC120533324 gene encoding zinc finger and SCAN domain-containing protein 32-like isoform X2 → MAAKGSLWTTAEVHCLLEIWADDSIQEQLDTTHKNSEIFGKIRDYLRARGYQRSIEQCRDKVKKLRVQYLKIRDALRKSGSSPDEKEKFQWYDAIDRIIGLKPSSEPNVFESHAGTPSAAPDSVDTEPPPQLNITSFTSDHTNTGNESCNSGTLDITPPEQCNKRRKRKKMDVSDMMEAFLDMQKKQYDEFMRGEQLHLQQEREMLNDWMKAQMEMEERRQQMQQEERQEANRMFQQMMNRMFDAMVPLYQQPTPSHPNKSSN, encoded by the exons ATGGCGGCAAAGGGATCTCTCTGGACTACTGCAGAAGTGCATTGTTTACTTGAAATTTGGGCTGATGACAGTATCCAGGAGCAACTGGATACAACACACAAAAACTCGGAGATATTTGGTAAGATTAGAGACTATCTTCGTGCTCGTGGATACCAAAGATCAATTGAACAGTGtcgtgacaaagtgaaaaaactgCGGGTTCAGTACCTAAAAATACGGGATGCATTACGTAAGTCTGGCAGCTCACCGGACGAAAAAGAAAagtttcagtggtatgatgctaTTGACAGAATAATCGGCCTTAAACCAAGTAGCGAACCTAACGTTTTTGAGTCGCATGCGGGAACACCATCGGCAGCACCTGATAGCGTGGACACTGAACCGCCGCCACAATTGAACA TCACATCATTCACTTCAGATCATACAAACACTGGGAATGAAAGTTGTAACAGTGGAACACTTGATATAACACCCCCAGAACAATGCAATaaaaggaggaagaggaagaagatggatgtGAGTGACATGATGGAAGCATTTTTGGACATGCAAAAGAAACAATATGATGAATTCATGCGAGGAGAACAGCTGCATCTCCAGCAGGAGCGAGAGATGCTAAATGACTGGATGAAGGCACAAATGGAAATGGAGGAGCGTCGACAACAGATGCAACAGGAGGAACGCCAAGAGGCAAACAGGATGTTCCAGCAAATGATGAACAGAATGTTTGATGCCATGGTGCCTTTATACCAGCAGCCCACACCATCACATCCAAATAAATCCagtaattga
- the LOC120533307 gene encoding protein ANTAGONIST OF LIKE HETEROCHROMATIN PROTEIN 1-like, translating into MRSYSMYFKMILLVLWFFWSRAGQDNALPSCKFIECVAQRFAINRAARTRRFLRRQMMLREEFAAFLANCNSRSSVRSIWMRQRCGVWWEHVLTRWTDCEWKENFRMRKTTFLKLCNILHPHLHRETTTFRKAVPVVQRVAICVWRLATNVEFRTISHLFGIGQSTAVTIANHVSSIIVEKLLSVYIKTPSAHDFRNIIQGFRDQWGFPQCGGAIDGTHIGILAPPESPADYYNPKGFYSVILQGVVDHRLCFWDINVGWPGKVHDARVFGNSSLYERGQSGTLFPNITERFGGIDVPVVMLGDAAYPLLPWLMKPYPENQQMTPAQLTFNNRLSKARMTVERTFGRLKGRWRCLRKRYDCHINNINNIIAACCILHNFCEINNEEYDDIDVHEENEAHELSPYQANAIANASRDALSLYFSNL; encoded by the exons aTGCGAAGTTACAGCAtgtatttcaaaatgattttacttgttttgtggtttttttgGAGTCGTGCAGGGCAGGATAACGCTCTACCCTCCTGCAAATTTATTGAGTGCGTAGCGCAGCGTTTTGCTATTAATCGTGCTGCACGTACCAGAAGATTTTTACgaagacaaatgatgttaagggaggaatttgcagcttttcttgcgaACTGCAATTCACGTTCATCTGTAAG GAGCATCTGGATGCGACAGAGATGTGGCGTGTGGTGGGAGCATGTTCTAACCAGATGGACGGATTGTGAATGGAAAGAAAATTTTAGAATGAGGAAGACCACATTCTTGAAGCTGTGCAACATCCTCCATCCACACCTTCATAGAGAGACGACCACTTTCAGGAAAGCAGTACCTGTGGTGCAGCGTGTAGCAATATGTGTCTGGAGGCTGGCCACCAATGTTGAATTTAGAACTATctcacatttatttggaattggcCAATCTACAGCAGTCACTATTGCCAATCATGTTTCCTCCATAATTGTGGAGAAACTGCTTTCAGTTTACATCAAAACACCCTCTGCACATGATTTCAGAAACATTATTCAAGGTTTCCGAGATCAATGGGGTTTCCCACAATGTGGAGGAGCTATAGATGGAACCCATATTGGCATTTTAGCTCCACCTGAAAGCCCAGCAGACTACTACAACCCTAAAGGTTTCTATTCAGTCATCCTGCAGGGTGTGGTAGATCATAGGCTTTGTTTCTGGGACATTAATGTGGGTTGGCCGGGCAAAGTCCACGATGCCAGAGTGTTTGGTAATTCGTCATTGTACGAGAGGGGTCAGAGTGGTACCCTGTTTCCTAATATCACAGAGAGGTTTGGAGGAATAGATGTGCCAGTGGTAATGTTGGGGGATGCAGCTTATCCTCTGCTGCCATGGTTGATGAAACCATACCCTGAAAACCAACAAATGACACCTGCACAGCTCACCTTTAACAACCGGCTCAGTAAAGCAAGAATGACTGTTGAAAGGACATTTGGCCGTCTTAAGGGAAGATGGCGTTGCCTAAGGAAGAGGTATGATTGCCACATCAACAACATTAATAACATCATCGCAGCATGTTGCATACTGCACAATTTTTGTGAGATTAACAATGAGGAATATGATGACATTGATGTTCATGAAGAAAACGAGGCTCATGAATTGAGTCCCTATCAAGCAAATGCCATAGCAAATGCCTCAAGAGATGCCTTGTCTTTGTATTTTTCAAATCTGTAG